The proteins below are encoded in one region of Lactuca sativa cultivar Salinas chromosome 3, Lsat_Salinas_v11, whole genome shotgun sequence:
- the LOC111919353 gene encoding squamosa promoter-binding-like protein 12, whose translation MLQTSLIDMEWNTKWDWESLDISSPKKLQSTDWGIKEGEDIDGCFSLSDIGNKSSAKSSISESSLKEVVIKGSNLSFPNASVCSSDQSIGLKLGKRTYFENNLPGGNNTKTSSSSNTPVKKVKFSSQNTPIPRCQVEGCNLDLSSAKEYHRKHRVCENHSKSLKVVVSGLERRFCQQCSRFHGLSEFDGKKRSCRRRLSDHNTRRRKPQQSRNLSSSFYEGGEELSFVFNNQNRHGGHNRVTHSLGTQFPNDVSNSMPTLAFNRMMSSKGISAGVFDQGSDAGHDIRRALSLLSNDSWDSCEVDFGGLNQPMHRNGPTMAQHGVHVAHHGLPFSSPEYRWQVDHQSVVPHTHFEESHLLKAPYSSIQYGNPMDEILKPL comes from the exons ATGTTGCAGACTTCTTTGATCG ATATGGAGTGGAATACAAAATGGGATTGGGAAAGCCTCGACATTTCAAGTCCTAAAAAGCTACAATCAACTGATTGGGGAATCAAAGAAGGAGAAGACATTGATGGGTGTTTTAGTCTTTCTGATATCGGGAACAAATCATCAGCTAAAAGCTCCATATCTGAATCTTCATTGAAGGAAGTAGTAATAAAAGGGTCAAATCTGTCATTTCCAAATGCTTCAGTTTGCTCTTCTGATCAATCCATTGGTTTAAAACTCGGTAAAAGAACTTACTTTGAGAACAACCTTCCAGGAGGAAACAACACCAAaacatcatcttcttcaaatACCCCTGTGAAAAAAGTTAAATTTtcttcccaaaatacccctattCCACGATGTCAGGTCGAAGGATGCAATCTTGATCTCTCATCTGCTAAAGAATACCATCGTAAACACAGGGTTTGTGAAAATCATTCAAAATCCTTAAAAGTTGTTGTGAGTGGCCTTGAACGCCGATTCTGCCAACAATGTAGCCG ATTTCATGGTTTATCAGAGTTTGATGGGAAAAAACGAAGCTGTCGTAGGCGACTTTCTGATCACAATACACGCAGGCGTAAGCCACAGCAATCTAGAAATCTTTCTTCATCATTTTATG AAGGGGGAGAAGAATTGAGTTTTGTGTTTAATAATCAAAATAGACATGGAGGGCATAATAGGGTGACTCATTCTTTAGGTACTCAGTTTCCAAATGATGTCAGCAATAGCATGCCTACTCTTGCTTTCAATAGGATGATGTCATCCAAGGGAATCTCAGCCGGCGTTTTTGATCAAG GTTCCGATGCAGGACATGATATTCGCCGTGCTCTCTCTCTTCTGTCAAACGATTCGTGGGATTCATGTGAGGTGGATTTCGGTGGCCTTAACCAACCCATGCATAGGAATGGTCCCACCATGGCTCAACACGGGGTGCATGTGGCTCACCATGGTTTGCCATTTTCTTCACCGGAGTACAGGTGGCAGGTTGACCACCAGTCAGTTGTTCCTCACACTCATTTTGAAGAATCTCATCTTCTTAAAGCACCCTACAGTAGTATTCAGTATGGGAATCCAATGGATGAAATCTTGAAGCCCTTGTGA